The Cloacibacterium caeni region TGTTCTAGGAGTACATTGAGTTTTTCTGTACATTTTGCTCTATGTTCTTCTGTAGCAGATTCTCTAGTAGCTTCTTGGTTCATGTGATAAACTTTCAAAACGAGAATTGAAAATCTATCAATTGCCCAAGCTACTGTTTCTGTATTGATTTTAGCTTCTGGTTTAGGCGTAATATTTTGATATTTTTGAAAAAAATAACTGTCAATATATTCCACCAAATCAGTTCTTTTTTGGTTAGAAGCATCAATTCTTCTTTTCAATTGTAGTGCTTCTACCGGATCAATATTTTCGTCTCTAATGATATCTTCTAAATGCCATTGTACGGTATCTATCCAATTCTTAGTATACAAAAGATGTTCCAAACTGCCATTTTCGAATGGATTATTGATAGGAAAGTCTACATTATCATGTAAATGATAATCTTCAACAGATTTGTTGAAGATATTCCAAGCGTGTGCGGTAAAAGACATGTTAAGAAGGATTTTGAGATTTATCTTCTGGTTTTTTTTCGTCTTCTTTTACAGCGTCTTTAAATTCTTTAATTCCGCTACCAACTCCTCTCATTAATTCAGGAATTTTTTTACCTCCGAAAAGTAATAAAAGTACGATAGCAACAATTAGGATATGCTGCCAAGAAAGTGATAGTATAATAATTGGTGAAATCATTTTTGAAAATTTTTACAAAGGTAAGGATTTTTTAATACGAAACCCAATCTAATGGATTAACTGGATTGGCTCCATTCCAAATTTGAAAATCGAGTGCAAAATTTCCATCAAAATCAGTTCCGATGCTTCCAATGGTGGTTCCTGCAGAGACTTGTTGGTTTTTGGCAACGTTTACATTGTCCAAGTTTCCATAGATGCTGAAGTAGTCTCCATGTTTAACCAATACAGTTTTTGCGCCACCACTTACCAAAATGTTGCTCACAACACCTGGGAATACACATCTTGCTCTCGTTCCGTTTGGAACTACCACTTTTATTCCGTTATTTTCAATAGTAATTCCTTTGAAAACTGGGTGCGGTTGTCTGCCAAATCGTTCGGTAACCTGACCAGAAGGAACAGGGAAAGACATTTTTCCTTTATTTGCTGCGAAGTTACTTCCTGCGGTAATTGCTCCCACTCCGAAGTCTTTCATTTTTTTCTCTTCTACAGCTGCTTTTTCTTTATCTGTTTTATCTGCTAATGCTTTTGATGCATTTCTAGCTTCATCAGCTTTTGCTTTGGCAGCATTTGCTTTTTCTTCAGACTCTTTTTTCTCTTTTTCTGCTTTTGCTATTTTTTCGGCATCATTTTTTTCTTTGGCAACTCTTTCTGCTTCTGCTTTTTCACGGGCAAGTTTTGTGGCTTTTCTTTCCTCTTCTTCTGCTTTTTTCTTCGCAAGAGCAAGAGCATCAGCTTTCGCTTTATTCTCAGCGTCTATTTTTGCTTTTTCTTTTTCAGCTGCAATTTTTGCTAGTCTTATTCTTTCTGCTTCTGCTTTTTTATCTGCTTCAGCTTTAGCTTTGGCCGCTTTTATCTCTTCATTGATGAGATTTCTGATGGCATTTTCTACCTTTTTATTCTCGGCTTGTTTAGTCCTAAGTTCTCCTACCAGTTTTGCCTCGTTTTTCTTAAATTCTTCTAGAAGTACTTCTTTTTGTTTTCTTTCTACTTGAATTACAGCGAGTTCTTGTTTTTGCTTATTAAGAAGGTTTTCTTTTTCTTTTACAGATTTTTGCTTTAAACCGATTGATTTTTTGATTTGAGTAGCTTTTTGATTAATCTCAGCTGCTTTTTTATCTTGATATTCTCCGTATTGCTTGATGTATTGAACTCTTCTCAATGCTTCTCCTAAATCTCTGGAAGAAAGAATGAAAGTAACTTTGTTTTGAACACCTTTGTTCTTGTATGCTTTTACAAGAATATCAGCATATTCTTTACGAAGAACTTTCAGTTCACGGTTAAGTTTATTGATTTCTAACTGACGGAGATAGATGTCATCTTCTATGAATCTTTTCTCTTTCTGAGTGTTATTATAAACTTTTTCTCGGAGCGCAATTTTTTTATTGACATCATTAAGGTAAGCAAGAGATAATTTTGCTTCTCCTCTAGCTTTGGCAAGAGTAGCATTAATGGCAGCAATTTGTTTTTTTAGCTCTGAATTTTGTTTTTGCAGTTGTTCTTTTCTTCCTTGTTGAGAAAAGAAAATGCTAAAGGCTAGTAATCCTAATAATAAACTCAGTTTCTTATGCATCATTTAATTTCTGTCTTTGTATAATTAGTAGGAATGGAAAAAGGAGTTTCCATCTTCAAAAATTCAAATTTCGTATTTTCTATTAAAATTTGGTCTGTTTTCTGTGCTTTTATAATTATTTTAACACTTTTTGGGAGTTTTTGTGAACCTAAAATTTCATAATCATTATAGCTCACTTCTAGGCTATTATTGTTTTTAATATCTTGTAAAAATACCTTTTTCAAAGTCAATTCAGGAGTATATTCTAGTGAAGTTTTGTATTCACTGGTTTTGCCATTTACCGTGATAATTTGGTTTTTAGCAGAATTCAGCAAATAACCATTTTCATTTTGCAAGAAAGTATAATCTTTTTCATTGACAGGAATAAAGGTTTTACCCAAAAGTAAATTTTGTAAAGCTCTGTAATCTATGAAATTAACTTTCAAAAGATTGTTGATATAGTCAAAATTAGAATCAATATACGTCTTATTTATCTTTTCGTAGGCTTTGATTCCAGCAGGAGTAATATTGGCTCTTGCTTGAGACATAAAAAGGAATGAGAAATTTGCCCAAATTTTTTGGTCATTTTCTATGTAAAATGTTCCATCAATAGTTGGGATAAATCTGTCTGTCTCCGCATTTACTTTGCTGGTGATTTTTAAACTCTCAAAAGCATCTTTTTTAGTAATTGTTTCGAAAAAAGCTTTATTAGAACTTACATTTTCTGCAGGAGCAGGAGCTTGTTCTACGGTTTTTCTAGCTTTACAAGATAATAAAGCTAATGATGAAATAAGGATAAGTATATAATTTTTCATATTTTATGATTGTAAATGTTACTTGTGGAAGAACATTACAATTTTAACGCCAAACCACACAAAATGTTTTGTGTGGTTTAGTTAATTTATTGATTTATAGTGGATTAATCATTTCCTTTTGATAAGAAATCTAACACCGAATAATCTCCTAAGGAAATTTCTCTAGAAACACCAAAGTACTGTGCGTGACTTCCAATCATAGAGTTGCTTAAATTACCATGATTGATGACCGTTTTCTCTTGAATCAAAGAATTTTCTATATTAGAATTCTCTACGCAAGTTCCGTTTCCTAAAGAAACATAAGGCCCGATTTTAGAATTTTTAATTTTTACATTTTCCCCTATAAAACATGGCGGAATGATAAGACTGTTTTCTATTTCTGCTGATGCTGGGAAATTTGCAAATGTTTCTTTTTCGTATTGAAGGATTTTACCATTGGTTTCTACGGTAGCATTTTTATT contains the following coding sequences:
- a CDS encoding DUF4254 domain-containing protein produces the protein MSFTAHAWNIFNKSVEDYHLHDNVDFPINNPFENGSLEHLLYTKNWIDTVQWHLEDIIRDENIDPVEALQLKRRIDASNQKRTDLVEYIDSYFFQKYQNITPKPEAKINTETVAWAIDRFSILVLKVYHMNQEATRESATEEHRAKCTEKLNVLLEQKKDLSQAIDQLLLDIENGDVKMKVYKQMKMYNDESLNPILYQKSNS
- a CDS encoding twin-arginine translocase TatA/TatE family subunit, with product MISPIIILSLSWQHILIVAIVLLLLFGGKKIPELMRGVGSGIKEFKDAVKEDEKKPEDKSQNPS
- a CDS encoding murein hydrolase activator EnvC family protein, which translates into the protein MMHKKLSLLLGLLAFSIFFSQQGRKEQLQKQNSELKKQIAAINATLAKARGEAKLSLAYLNDVNKKIALREKVYNNTQKEKRFIEDDIYLRQLEINKLNRELKVLRKEYADILVKAYKNKGVQNKVTFILSSRDLGEALRRVQYIKQYGEYQDKKAAEINQKATQIKKSIGLKQKSVKEKENLLNKQKQELAVIQVERKQKEVLLEEFKKNEAKLVGELRTKQAENKKVENAIRNLINEEIKAAKAKAEADKKAEAERIRLAKIAAEKEKAKIDAENKAKADALALAKKKAEEEERKATKLAREKAEAERVAKEKNDAEKIAKAEKEKKESEEKANAAKAKADEARNASKALADKTDKEKAAVEEKKMKDFGVGAITAGSNFAANKGKMSFPVPSGQVTERFGRQPHPVFKGITIENNGIKVVVPNGTRARCVFPGVVSNILVSGGAKTVLVKHGDYFSIYGNLDNVNVAKNQQVSAGTTIGSIGTDFDGNFALDFQIWNGANPVNPLDWVSY
- a CDS encoding DUF4292 domain-containing protein, whose protein sequence is MKNYILILISSLALLSCKARKTVEQAPAPAENVSSNKAFFETITKKDAFESLKITSKVNAETDRFIPTIDGTFYIENDQKIWANFSFLFMSQARANITPAGIKAYEKINKTYIDSNFDYINNLLKVNFIDYRALQNLLLGKTFIPVNEKDYTFLQNENGYLLNSAKNQIITVNGKTSEYKTSLEYTPELTLKKVFLQDIKNNNSLEVSYNDYEILGSQKLPKSVKIIIKAQKTDQILIENTKFEFLKMETPFSIPTNYTKTEIK